Below is a genomic region from Bombus pascuorum chromosome 7, iyBomPasc1.1, whole genome shotgun sequence.
TAATGTTTGTAGAGgcaataaatgaatattactAGCAATTATAGATATTGAACTACTGTAAGGAATGACCTTGAGTTTTCTCCAACTACAATTCAGTCTTAGATACATGATTCAACATTTTTTGCTCTGTGTTATTGATATGTCGCCTATTCATTGCAAAATTGACATATTTCTTAAATCTACTCTTAACACTgttatttccatatttaaattattaatatttttaatgtgaTTTCTAAATAGGTTGAATATATGCTTGTTAAATTTGATGATAAAGCAAAAACTGCAAAGCTTAGTTTAAGAGCtgcagaaatattaaaaatattaaatgaaaaagaatataatgatCCAGAGTAAGTatcttattctttattttttaaaaagaattttaattgatgtaaattacaaatattactgAAATATATCTTAAGCTGgctgtttaaatatataacaatgtatcttaataataattatatttttttaaataatgataatataatctaaaatatttaaataatttgtttcacAGCAATATTAAATCATTATGGAGACCTGAATATGGTGCTTATATGTTAGAAGGCACACCAGGAAAACCATATGGTGGTTTATTAGTTCATTTTAATGTTGTTGAAGCTAACATGAGATATAGAAGGCAAGAAGCTTCAAAATTACTTGAACCCAATGAAGTTTTAATGTCTTTAACTAATTTTCCTAGGTATGTAAGttagtatttttatcaaaatttattatatttgatatatatgaaatacattGTTAgcttaaatattcttttacagAACAGGAGCATATGATTTCACAGATCCTCCGACACATCCAACTCCAAATTCAGGGGCatcaaaaagtttattttttccagATGAAGCTATATATCCAGGTCATCCGCGATTTAAAACATTAACTAGAAATATAAGACTACGACGTGGAGAAAAAGTTGCTATAAACATTCCTAGTATGTacttattgtatttaatagtTACACATGTGTAcctttttatgaatataaaaattcagttAGAGCTTGACATGAAGTGTTTCTTTGCAgtttataaagataaaaatgtttcaagtCCTTTTAAAGAGGATTTTAGTCCCTTTATTGAAGATGAATCAAGTTGTGCAGCAAGAGAAGATCATATTTACATGGATGCCATGGGTTTTGGAATGGGTTGTTGCTGTCTACAACTTACTTTTCAGGCTTGTAACATAGAGGAAGCAAGGACATTATACGACCAATTAACGCCTTTATGTCCAATAATGGTCAGTAACatgtgaaaatataattgtgtTTTCATAAACTTTGAAGGCATGAAGTTAGCATATTCTTTCGCGCATACTCTACAgaacatttatttaacattcgACAGTTGGCTCTAACTGCTGCTAGTCCATTTTACCGAGGATATATAAGCGACGTTGATTGCCGGTGGAATGTGATATCTTGCTCTGTAGACTGCAGAACACAAGAGGAACGTGGCTTAAAGCCtttggaagaaaataaattcagaaTTAGTAAATCTAGATACGATTCTATTGATTCATATCTTAGTGAAcaaggagaaaaatataacgatgTTCCCTTAACATATGATGATGAAGTATATAAACAGCTATTAGATAATGGAATTGATAAATTACTTGCACAACATATAGCTCACTTATTTATCAGAGATACTGTATctttattttctgaaaaagTCCATCAAAATGATTTGGAGGATACTGATCACTTTGAagtaattatcattattattatcaattgagtttatctataaaaatttagcTTTGTATACAaacacaaaatataaaatttcagaacATACAATCAACTAATTGGCAAACTATGCGATTCAAACCACCACCACCAAATTCATCTATAGGATGGCGTGTTGAATTTCGTCCATGCGAAGTTCAAATTACGGATTTTGAAAATGCTGCAATAGTTTGTTTTATTGTCCTTCTTACAAGAGTTATcttaagttataaattaaatcttctGATACCAATTAGTaaagttgataaaaatatggCTCGGGCACAAAGGAGAAATGCTGTTACAGCAGAAAAATTTTGGTTCCGTCGAGACATTACATCAGACGCAAAAAAGCAAGATGATGGACAACCAGAGTACACAGAATTTACTGttaacgaaattattaatGGAAAGGTATTAATACTTTGTTCATGAATGAAATCAATTAACAGATCTCAAAAATATcctacaatatattatttgtatcaGGATGGTATTTTTCCGGGTTTAATACCATTAGTAAATTCGTACTTAGCTAGTATGGATGTAGATGCGGATACACATTGTACTGTACAAGCATATATGAAATTCATACAAAAAAGAGCTTCTGGAGAATTATTAACGACTGCTGCGTGGTTAAGGAAGGAAGTTGTTTCACACCCAGAGTACAAGTACGTATGtcatttagtatatatatgtgtatgtatctgtgcaaaatgtatgaaaatttttattatatttctaaccctatattacattatatagaaACGATTCTGTAATAACACAACGCATCAACTATGACTTATTaaaaaaagtacaaaagaTTGTATCTAATGAAATATCGTGTCCAGAATTACTCGGAACGTGTATACTATCAAAAACTAATGAAACTATACCTGCAGCAGTTGCAAAAGCGGAAAAGGTTCCCATGTGAATTATTGTTGTTAATGGCAATGGCttaaatatacttaaatagatatatatatatatatatatacatgtgtgtgtgtgtatatatatataatatagatacaCAATGACTTAAATAGATAACGATTAATATAgatttaattttcgtttattttagtGCACTTCTGATCTTCTTGTATATActtaacatttaaaatattgtgtGTTCACGTCCAATGATTTCATGGTTTCTAAAAACGGTAACATTccataaaatgatattatacccagtacattaaaaatatgtatacttttgtaaaaaataacaatttactTCACAATAGCAGTTTAattagaaaacaaattttaatacaaacatacaatataaattataatattgatatGCTTAAACATAAATAACAACTACTAAATTACAATGAAATGTATGTATGTCCTACATACATCAATTTTAGGAAATAAACGAACAGCAATCATTTTCTTTGAGGTCAAATGTACTtcataatatagaaaaagaaaacatttttttttaatttataacgaaaaGCTTTTGGGATCTACATCGTCTATAATGCTATTgttgttttatgttattatactatattgtttatttaatgataaatatcaTGTAGTTCTTCCCAAAagtcgaattttattattctattgtGAACAATacttaacaaaatttaatagtattaacatttgtatttaaaaaaatatgtttataaatttttacttattttatattcttatttttattttcctgaACTTGTCCTATAGGAGATATAAGTATTCCATAACAAAGCTATAGATTGTACTACTAAAACCTGATGATGTAAAggtacaaaataaaagttaaatagTTGTACCATAGGCCAAAtctaaaacaaatttttcattcacaAATCTTTtcacataatttatttttaaatatttttagatatatatTGTCTTAATATGTTAccttgtaattattttttaaaatatctggGTACtcattatacaattttttttttaattgttctaAGTCATTTCCTTGTAGAATACCAATTGTTGATagtaaaactattaaaaatacagGTGCAAAAAGTAATTGATCACAAGATACCTTCTTTAATACTACAATTCCTCCCTTTGAGCcaatatatttatctaataTTCCATACCAAGTTCGTGTGACAGGACCCTGCCATATAAatttaatggaatttattttataaaagcttATGCaacaaatgtataatttattcagtttaattaattattttatagattttattattattttacaatcataTGCATTATTAAGCTTTAGTAAATCAATATCATACATGTTATAAGCAAaaatcaaacatttttgcagttttatatcaaatttactTACAGTAAGGAAAAGTCCTATGCATCCAAACTGAGCTGTTCTTATAAAATctaaatctttaatttttcttcgctcAACTAGATTTTGTGCAATCTGATCTCCAAGTGCCATTAACGTACCTATTCGTTTAAAAGTGTAAATAactattaatatatgtataataataaaagaatttttgatatttcaaaaatgCTGTATATGTATGTTCTTTACCCGCTTGAACCGCTTGAGTGAGTAACGGATATCTTGTTAAGAACCTTTGGTATATTTTGACAATACCCAACATGTTTATAGGATGTGTcattatcatattaaaaattattaaaattttgttggtTACTTTTTAACTTCATGCATATTACGTATCTTTAATCTGATATTACGTACACACAATGTATATGGTTGTCATATtatgaaactattttattgaaaatacatttgATTAGTACATGTAATTCACGTTATAtgagatttaataaatacacgaCATGTGATAATATGTAACAATGTGAAACACGTGAATTATTAAacttacaatttacaatagtatagtagattttatttaatccgTAAAATTATAGTACACGCACACGCATGTATGATAACACACaggcatacatatatatatctattttatgtTACAAGAGAAGAAATTCCTCTCTGATATTATCAATCCTAGTTTTTGTCATCCATTATAAAACTgcattataaaaagtaaataatgttttaatatacttataaatactttattttaaaaatatatgtacatgtacatatgtactaTATTTTACCAGGCATTTGTTTGGTATTCTGTTACCAAAGCCATGATCGTGTTGTGTAGTCGTTTAAGAACTTGGGGAATTTCAGGCTGAATTGTTGTCACCCATGTAGTACCGCTGACGAGTGTTACCATTGCCAAGTAAAATCCGTCACCAGCGATAACATGAGATCATATTACCCTCGCTGTCACTCTACAACTTGCTCATATCACATGAAGTAAATTTCTTCTTACATCTTTCCGCATTGCATCCGCAATTTGTTCCCCTACCTTATTTCTCTACGGTATGAGTCACGACATCATTAATCCTATAACTatactattgggttggcaacaaAGTGATtccggattttgtcaataggtGGTCTTAGcatattcttttgttttgtCAACGTGTTCAAAGCATCTAATCTATATTGTTTTCTTGTTGTTGGACTTCCACCTTTAACttagtaaaaaatttgtatcgtttagttatttagtttagtttttatcccaatttaaaaatgaaagaacaagACGCGCATTTCAGATATactttattgtattatttccgAAAAGTCAAGAACGCATCGCAAGCATACAAGAAGTTATGTGCCGTAAATGGAAATGAAGccttaaaaaaaagaagcatcAAAATTCTACATTACTAAACTCTACATTACAATTCTTTCTCTTCTGTCGTTGTTTGGTCTATTTATGTCTCTAGATTTTACATAAcaaaatgcaatttatttactatctaataagaaaaattattattaattaatgataataaaaatgaatttgattggagttaattatatagaaaagcGAGCGATTTATGCCTTGTCAATATGCTTTATTATGGtagtaaaagtaaatatacaaaatgaagaATGATTATAGTTATcattgataaataattgtgatatttaatcgataaatcTTTTGTTAAAATCCACTTGCTCATTGTTGCTTCGATTACGTTACTGCACAAAATCATACTTGTCGCGCTACACGGAGTCAAGCGTGCgtcaataaataaaagttcttAAAATTTACGCTACGGGGAGCCACCTGGCTATAACGATACATAACAAATGTATTGAATGCGCAGTTGGTCATACTGCTGAACTGACAGTACAGTCAGAAAATGGTTGTAAAGTAAAGATGGCAGTGAGAGGTGATGCACGAATTCTCCTCCTcggaattttatgtattttcttgTTAAAATCATGCAATGGAGCCGCGACAGATATTGAATTAGACGCAAAAGCACAGTTGTTACATAGACTCGATagtttaaatcttttattatatacatttttattgatattaactGTTTTAACAATATGGACATTTAAGCATCGTCGTCTTAGGTTCCTCCATGAAACTGGTCTAGCTGTCATTTACGGTAAGTCGTCTGCTATAGTTTATGTTTACGTAGTATAAACGTAATAATAACGCGCAtgttttgcaaaattaatagtttttatttatagctATAAAGGGTCCTTTGTCATTTTATTACtgcataaatataatacatattaaatacttttctgTCTCagatctatatatttttttatatatacatatgatatttttcttgtatgcttttaaattctaatattataaGTTGATTTGATTATATctatacataaattaaaagaatatatttaattttagttattcgtaattaaatattttataacttttataaataattgtatttatgattatataaaaataaaatctcctTGAAAAGTATAAGCAATGAAACtgattcttaaaattattcaatatcttattttatctatattttatctatttttacgaatataaaaaatattacattataaatattacatcatctatgtatacaattttatctttatatgtatatacacctatgtaaataacaatttaagattaagatttaataaaatttaggaaaagaataatttaccATCATGtaaagtattaattattaattgttaatgactttaaattgtatataaattgtaatcattttataaaaattacataataaattattatttattatgtattatttaaatcttttaagaaattagaaattaattattcatatatgtCTTTTTAGGATTAATTATAGGGGCAATAATTCGTTATGGCTTCACAACAAGTAGTACCATTCTTCATATGCCTGTTGTGCCAGACAACAGTAGTAAATATAATCAATCAGTTCCTCCAGATACCTTATGGTTACGTTTTCCAGAAGATAAAGGAGGTggtgttattaaaaataagacATTTGCCTATTCATTTAGGGGAGAAATTTACAAGCAAGATAATGAGATAGATTTGAAggtattatttaatacaattattctatttctattaaactaaaattaatttagacagtagaaaaattaattatataaaaatataaaattttaacaggCCACCTTTGatcctgaaatattttttaacattattttaccACCAATCATTTTCCATGCTGGGTATAGTTTAAAACGTGTAAGTAACagtatatttgttttttatatttattgtataatataatacaatatgaaACACCATagaatttgatatttctttatttcagaaatactTCTTTAGAAACTTAGGAGCAATTCTTATGTATGCTTTAATTGGAACATCTATATCAGCTTTTGTTATTGGGTATGTTTTTCACATTTAATGAGAAGTATATATGATTAATAAGTATGCAATTACTTTCATAtcacaataataaatttatttagagCTTTTGCGTGGAACGTTTCTTGTGATAATTTTATGTCCATAGGTCATTTAGATTGAATATATCTGTTGTTTTCCTCATAGGCTgtagataaatgaaaaaattctttgtaatataatgatatatttttttaattatgctCTTCTCTGATATGTACactatttgttttcttttcagaGCTTTGATGTATGCCTTTGTGCAATTAATACCACATCTTTCTGCTTCATTTACGTTTTTGGACACCTTATATTTTGGTGCATTAATATCTCCTACGGATCCACTgacaataatttctatttttaatgatttacatgtagatgtaaatttatatGCTTTAGTATTTGGAGAAAGTGTGTTAAATGATGCAGTTGCAATTGTACTTAGTgggtatgtatataaaaacattACAAATGTCAGCAAGAAGTTTCAATGAAATACacacataaattatatattctattgCAGTGCCATACAAAATTATGGAGAACGTTATCAATCAGGTTCAGGTGGATTTGAAACTGTAGCATTTTTCCAAGCATTTGGTGATTTTGTTGGAATATTTAgcttatctttatttattggTGCTACCATGGGTTGTATCACTGCTTTGTTAACTAAATTTACTAGAGTCAGAGACTTTCCACTTTTGGAATCAgcattatttgttttaatgtCTTATAGCACTTTCTTAATTGCTGAAGCATCTGATCTTACAGGtaacattcataaaaatccCACATTACCTTGAATTTTCATGtagatattttttagtaattgtagttaatatctaaaataattatttacatacagGTGTAGTCGCTGTTTTATTCTGTGGTATTTGTCAAGCACATTACACATATAATAACTTAAGTCCGGATTCACGGCAACGGACGAAACAATTGTttgaacttttaaattttttagctGAGAACTTTATATTCAGTTACATTGGTGTTACAATGTTTACTTTTCCGAAACATCATTTCGATCCAGGATTTATTTTTGCAGGATTCGTATCCTTGTcatttaataatgtttaacttcatatattatatatcgaacATACACGTAACATTGAAACCTTAACCACTTTATTATAGCTTTGTGCATTATTAGGTCGGGCAGCCAATGTATATccattatcttttatattgaatttagCGCGGAAACCAAAGATATCGTTAAATTATCAGCATATGTTATTTTTTGCTGGTTTACGTGGAGCCATGAGTTTTGCTCTGGCTATCAGAAATACTGTATCTGATGCTCGGCAGGCTATGTTAACAACAACGAGTTTAATTGTAATTCTGACAGTCATTTTCCAGGGTGGTGCAACAACCCAGTTTCTAAGCTGGTTTAATATACCGTAAGTGCAAaacatatctttttttattatttttctcttataatttatttatttaaataaattactttctttcAGAGTTGGAGTAGATGAAGAAATAGAAGGATTATCACACAATGGAATGCGCAGTGTAAGTATTACATTTGTACTTTTAGTTATTGTAAAGTCATGTATTAGttttcattttacaaaaataatataagtaatatgaaattgaatttgtactaacatataatgtGTGCTAGgtttctttttatgtatttttggtataaaatatatagtaatatttattaataacatataatttagGTAATCTATTGctaatatatgttttaaaagtatttttattatgttttgtaACTTTCTCAGATTCTTTTTCATGCATATACTTTTAGTCATGTTGCTTGTTAACTTATagtggttttttttttattttgtgcaAATTACAggtttatgtatatttattaaatatattattataaaatatagatagtGAAACAGTAATAtccattatttaatatatatttaaataaaaggtacaaataaatttttgttaatacaaTGTACATCAAAAGTTGTCAgatgcaaaattttaataagattAGTTTTTATTAGATGTTGATCTTTAAATCTTATTAGTTATAGTTGATATCCAGAAAGCATCTCtttctatataaaagtatagtaatttttaattaatagccaatattatttataatttaaagagTATATTGGTCCACTGGtttaaaatcattattattaaaactgGAAGTATTTTAAGTGTTTAGAAGTggtttaaaatattctcagAATGTTGGTTattgattataatttatttattttaatacatgttttgaataaagattatttgatataagtagaaacaaaagatattttaattattgactTTTTGGGCCatttattcacaatatatacaaaatcatttattgaatataaaataatctaaattatTCAGGAGTATagtttatttataagaattaaagtgtaaaaatatttgcgcaTGAATGCTTCAAAATTGTTCTGATActgttatattttctatccTTTATGTATTCCCAAGTATTATATTCCAAATTATTGTGGTATGcacttttaatattatacactattattaaaaattcttaaaatctttatttctgTGTTTGAAAAACGTCCGAAAAGATTATACTTGCAAATGTTTGTTTTCTAGTTCCACTTAAGTAACCTTGGGTTACTCTTGCACAAAAACTACTAAAATCATAAATAGCTTGCACTAGAACTTAACGTTTTGGAAAATCCAGCATGTCTAATTACATTGTAACAAAGTTGGTAAAAATGCTTGgttaattctaaataatttcgcttaataattattataaaaagattagAATTTAACGTACTAATGTTAATAGTCTGGTGGCGAAGGTGGCTTTGGAGATCTGGACATACATAGGGAGAGAAGTCCGCCGGtatgttttcattttaattcaaaaattgaattatgctatttatatggtaataaataattcgtacATTTAACttgctatataaatatataaattcctatgtttattatattgaGATTAATTTGATGCTATAGACTTTTGTAGTTATTTAATCTTCTCTTACATGACtatgcaatatataaatagttttgtatattattagtattgtCTGAGTTGCTTTCTGTCATTAGTACAGATGtgcaaaataatcaaattatgGTATTTAATAAgggatttaataaaaattatcttattaaaaTGCTTGCAATGACCACTAAttgttatattacattaattgaattattgtttgtcaaaaataatacaatgataacaaaataaatatttctgttattattatgacttaaatattgaattataaatatgttaatatctattaatacatactaacgatTTTTAAAGGTAGGATTTAGTTTCAAAAGTGAcacagaaattattattttatgttaaagatttgtaaaatatgttcATTTTAAGATTTAACATTTGGAAAATGATATTGCTAACAAATTTATAGATGCTTGTGTTTATATCGTGCAAAGTAGAAATTCagcttctatttatttatgcatatataatcaaaattaattgcaatgTAATTATTGCtttatatatgtagaaaattttactcttattttcattattaaacaTCAGTTTGATTTGCTAATTGCATGTGCTTCAATATTTCCttttgtatcatttttgtTATCCATTCTGTATGTTGATGATTAGtagtgtataaaatatatacatatccatttacatttattaacaaaacaTATGCAAACATAATTAACAGGGTATACCaatataaagataaacaaTTAAGCATGtttttaatacttaataataatGCTAAGTgttttatgatataaaaagttaattaatctTGATATAGAATTCTGTATAATATGTGCTATGGTTcttcaatcatttttatatatataatttaaagttattcatttaattcttatttaataaattatttaaattgtcatcatcttttaaatatttttgataagtataattttatacttaattacATTTGAAAGAAGATATCATTATCATACAGGATGGATAATCCAAATATCCTTCACATTTCACAGTATAATTCTATGCAGGATGGATCATTACCAGGCAGTGGCATAAAACCTAATGAAAAAGCATTACTTGCTAGAATCTGGGGTGACTTTGATACTCGCTACATGAAACCACTTTTAACTCACTCCAGGCCTACATTATTAGAAACATTACCAGTTTGTTGCACACCTTTAGCCAGGATTCTTACAACAACACAACAAATGACACAGGTACAATATATGATTttagaaatgtttattttactaaaaCTGTTGATAAAATGGTTAAAACAGTAAAgatgttagatattttatgttttttattttaggatGAAGCTGTTAGAAAAGCAGATTCAGATTCAGATTTTTGTCTCGAAGATCGTGAACTGGAGCGTCGAAGGAGTAGTATTCAACCGGTGAGTTTTCATCAACCTAATCTCAATTACACTATTAATCCGTGCTATCAGCCTAACAGCACAGATGTCACTAATCCAGATGAACCTTATGTAATCCTTAATTTACACAGAAGGTAGAAGTACTGGATTTGAATTGAAACatttgaattttgtataaaaattatgtatgaaaatatttcttacattgGTATGAATGAGTATCATTTATACCTAATTTtcatgtaattatattttaaacattgttTCAAATTATCTCTTCGTTATAccatttacataaaaacaCTTGTACAACATAGCCTTTCCATTTTATATGAAAGTAACATTTTAGTATTAGGTGTAATATATGTTTCTACTTAATGTCCGAAGTTTTCAGTATTAGCAATTGTATAGGTTTCACTTATTTATAGTATCTTCTCAATgtaataagtaattctttatGCCAAAACCtttcatataaaatgtatagaatatgCATGAAAAACTTATTTTTCTTCACTGTAGATATGCAATGATACACATTTGAATAACTGATTAACATATATActgaagtttatttatttatgaaatataccATAAGTGTACACTAATTActcaaataaaatcttgttaatataaaagtaaaatattgtgTATCACTGTCATATTTAGGTTTGTGGGTGATTAACAATACTAACAATGTTTTTATAATGACAAaaatcaattatatataaaatatattgaagtTGAAATGCTATTATATAGGCATGAATCTATATATAGTCTTCTTACTAAAGTTATTTTACAGATGCAGTAAATGTATGCAACTattctatctatatataactatCAGTAATTACTTGTAAGAAACACGTGAAGAATTAATGAGtttattcgaaaaaatttattcagaaTTGAAATATGTGTAATACTATAATTTGACATTTCCTTATCCACATAACAGATTAAATGTTAAAGAGatcatttcatttcttctttttatgaataatcttttttcttcgaaaattatgtttaatgtctattattaaaataatatttaagaacactcaaaatatttttgttaatttaattgaaatgtgAAAAACCTGTGTTTTTatccaatatatatatatatgtatgtatatatatgtatgtgtatatatatatcttttttatcaatttagaGCAAATTTTTTAGTCTACATTTGATCGCGCTCTTACCGATTTttttagagaaaaagaaatgatgatgatgatgaggACCTAAGAATCATTGGAATGGAAGGATTTATTCCGTTAAGAACATTGTAACGAGACAGAAGCcattgaaaataatgttttcagaagattatttttaaatgcttTGTATATTATACTTGGGGGTAGgagtaattattaaaaataattattttgtatatattaaaattttttaataatacctttaatttttgcattaaTGTTAAACAGAAT
It encodes:
- the LOC132908904 gene encoding sodium/hydrogen exchanger 7 isoform X9; translation: MAVRGDARILLLGILCIFLLKSCNGAATDIELDAKAQLLHRLDSLNLLLYTFLLILTVLTIWTFKHRRLRFLHETGLAVIYGLIIGAIIRYGFTTSSTILHMPVVPDNSSKYNQSVPPDTLWLRFPEDKGGGVIKNKTFAYSFRGEIYKQDNEIDLKATFDPEIFFNIILPPIIFHAGYSLKRKYFFRNLGAILMYALIGTSISAFVIGALMYAFVQLIPHLSASFTFLDTLYFGALISPTDPLTIISIFNDLHVDVNLYALVFGESVLNDAVAIVLSGAIQNYGERYQSGSGGFETVAFFQAFGDFVGIFSLSLFIGATMGCITALLTKFTRVRDFPLLESALFVLMSYSTFLIAEASDLTGVVAVLFCGICQAHYTYNNLSPDSRQRTKQLFELLNFLAENFIFSYIGVTMFTFPKHHFDPGFIFAGFLCALLGRAANVYPLSFILNLARKPKISLNYQHMLFFAGLRGAMSFALAIRNTVSDARQAMLTTTSLIVILTVIFQGGATTQFLSWFNIPVGVDEEIEGLSHNGMRSSGGEGGFGDLDIHRERSPPYNSMQDGSLPGSGIKPNEKALLARIWGDFDTRYMKPLLTHSRPTLLETLPVCCTPLARILTTTQQMTQDEAVRKADSDSDFCLEDRELERRRSSIQPVSFHQPNLNYTINPCYQPNSTDVTNPDEPYVILNLHRR
- the LOC132908904 gene encoding sodium/hydrogen exchanger 7 isoform X4, with the protein product MAVRGDARILLLGILCIFLLKSCNGAATDIELDAKAQLLHRLDSLNLLLYTFLLILTVLTIWTFKHRRLRFLHETGLAVIYGLIIGAIIRYGFTTSSTILHMPVVPDNSSKYNQSVPPDTLWLRFPEDKGGGVIKNKTFAYSFRGEIYKQDNEIDLKATFDPEIFFNIILPPIIFHAGYSLKRKYFFRNLGAILMYALIGTSISAFVIGALMYAFVQLIPHLSASFTFLDTLYFGALISPTDPLTIISIFNDLHVDVNLYALVFGESVLNDAVAIVLSGAIQNYGERYQSGSGGFETVAFFQAFGDFVGIFSLSLFIGATMGCITALLTKFTRVRDFPLLESALFVLMSYSTFLIAEASDLTGVVAVLFCGICQAHYTYNNLSPDSRQRTKQLFELLNFLAENFIFSYIGVTMFTFPKHHFDPGFIFAGFLCALLGRAANVYPLSFILNLARKPKISLNYQHMLFFAGLRGAMSFALAIRNTVSDARQAMLTTTSLIVILTVIFQGGATTQFLSWFNIPVGVDEEIEGLSHNGMRSSGGEGGFGDLDIHRERSPPYNSMQDGSLPGSGIKPNEKALLARIWGDFDTRYMKPLLTHSRPTLLETLPVCCTPLARILTTTQQMTQDEAVRKADSDSDFCLEDRELERRRSSIQPTHVRSSPNRIHL
- the LOC132908904 gene encoding sodium/hydrogen exchanger 7 isoform X1 — its product is MAVRGDARILLLGILCIFLLKSCNGAATDIELDAKAQLLHRLDSLNLLLYTFLLILTVLTIWTFKHRRLRFLHETGLAVIYGLIIGAIIRYGFTTSSTILHMPVVPDNSSKYNQSVPPDTLWLRFPEDKGGGVIKNKTFAYSFRGEIYKQDNEIDLKATFDPEIFFNIILPPIIFHAGYSLKRKYFFRNLGAILMYALIGTSISAFVIGALMYAFVQLIPHLSASFTFLDTLYFGALISPTDPLTIISIFNDLHVDVNLYALVFGESVLNDAVAIVLSGAIQNYGERYQSGSGGFETVAFFQAFGDFVGIFSLSLFIGATMGCITALLTKFTRVRDFPLLESALFVLMSYSTFLIAEASDLTGVVAVLFCGICQAHYTYNNLSPDSRQRTKQLFELLNFLAENFIFSYIGVTMFTFPKHHFDPGFIFAGFLCALLGRAANVYPLSFILNLARKPKISLNYQHMLFFAGLRGAMSFALAIRNTVSDARQAMLTTTSLIVILTVIFQGGATTQFLSWFNIPVGVDEEIEGLSHNGMRSSGGEGGFGDLDIHRERSPPYNSMQDGSLPGSGIKPNEKALLARIWGDFDTRYMKPLLTHSRPTLLETLPVCCTPLARILTTTQQMTQDEAVRKADSDSDFCLEDRELERRRSSIQPLGTVMGEVSPGPLPLHTRVALPGLVGKHL